Proteins encoded in a region of the Isosphaeraceae bacterium EP7 genome:
- a CDS encoding porin, with amino-acid sequence MRLSVRTASLLAWLVVSIGQAGYVSAQPPAPTTDSAVLEKRLRAMEETNRLMLQELRSLSGQYKAIASENKALTAKVNALSARPAAARPPNARRVAQVSQSPGASGPDRPVPEPPEPNPSGDEGTEDAPSAAPGDPSQPPDTRTDEVEAGDMAPEAPGAPDLFERSRGPAEDDQPPDVRTDEPEPTKKAAAAESSFLEGFKWETDDGEYQLVFHQETQVDLRVYDRPNSTPVNQVGFYIPRARIIFNGRITKPIEYAISLNKGLGTLDLLDAYFNFNYDERFQIRLGRFRVPYTYDWYSLSNQFLPTPERSVFAINYGFNRSTAFMGHGELFKGMAEYAVAGANGPRNFYYDQNGHKDVLAYFNVRPFYHAEQLPFLKHLNVGGSMAYGVQNGAAFPLAFRTSANATDSPGAAFAAPAFLQLNPNVVERGPHSLWELHSAYYYKRLTLMGAWDSGYTTYGKSTNQDRIQVPTSGFHVGGGFFVTGEEVERRTFVQPKHNFDLRKGKFGLGALELQARYSTFNLGREIFESGLADPKLWTNSVGALDAGFNWYLNKYVKVYFDWQHSAFGQPVQFRPGPGGLEKTSDLYWLRCQIYF; translated from the coding sequence ATGCGACTCTCAGTGCGGACCGCCTCGCTCCTGGCCTGGCTGGTCGTCTCGATTGGTCAAGCAGGATACGTCTCGGCACAACCCCCCGCGCCGACGACCGACTCTGCGGTCCTGGAAAAACGCCTCCGCGCGATGGAGGAAACCAATCGCCTGATGCTTCAGGAGCTACGCTCGCTCTCGGGGCAATACAAGGCGATTGCAAGCGAGAACAAGGCGTTGACGGCGAAGGTGAACGCCCTGAGCGCCCGCCCGGCCGCGGCGAGGCCACCCAATGCCCGCCGGGTCGCACAGGTGTCTCAGAGTCCAGGCGCATCCGGCCCCGATCGGCCCGTGCCGGAGCCGCCCGAGCCGAATCCTTCCGGGGACGAGGGCACCGAGGACGCCCCGTCGGCCGCGCCGGGCGACCCGTCGCAACCCCCGGACACACGCACCGACGAGGTTGAAGCGGGCGACATGGCCCCCGAAGCCCCGGGTGCTCCCGACCTGTTCGAGCGGAGTCGGGGGCCCGCCGAGGATGACCAACCTCCGGACGTACGGACCGACGAGCCCGAGCCCACGAAGAAGGCGGCCGCGGCCGAATCATCCTTCCTGGAAGGCTTCAAGTGGGAGACCGACGACGGCGAATATCAGCTCGTCTTCCATCAAGAGACGCAGGTCGACCTCCGCGTCTATGATCGGCCGAACAGCACGCCCGTCAATCAGGTCGGCTTCTACATCCCGCGTGCCCGGATCATCTTCAACGGGCGGATCACCAAGCCGATCGAATATGCCATCTCGCTCAACAAGGGCCTGGGAACGCTCGACCTCCTCGACGCGTATTTCAACTTCAACTACGACGAACGGTTCCAGATCCGCCTCGGCCGCTTCCGCGTCCCGTATACCTACGACTGGTACTCGCTGAGCAACCAGTTCCTGCCCACGCCCGAGCGGTCGGTCTTCGCGATCAACTACGGCTTCAACCGCAGCACCGCGTTCATGGGCCACGGCGAGCTCTTCAAGGGGATGGCCGAGTACGCGGTGGCCGGCGCCAACGGCCCGCGCAACTTCTACTACGACCAGAACGGGCACAAGGACGTGCTGGCCTACTTCAACGTCAGGCCGTTCTATCACGCCGAACAGCTCCCCTTCCTGAAGCACCTGAACGTCGGCGGGTCGATGGCCTACGGTGTTCAGAACGGGGCCGCCTTCCCGCTGGCCTTCCGGACCTCGGCCAACGCCACAGACAGCCCGGGCGCTGCGTTTGCCGCCCCGGCCTTCCTCCAGCTCAACCCGAACGTCGTCGAACGCGGGCCCCACTCGCTCTGGGAACTCCACTCGGCCTACTATTACAAGCGGTTGACGCTGATGGGTGCCTGGGATAGCGGGTACACCACCTACGGCAAGTCGACCAACCAGGATCGCATCCAGGTTCCCACAAGTGGGTTCCACGTCGGCGGCGGATTCTTCGTCACCGGCGAGGAGGTCGAGCGGCGGACATTCGTCCAGCCAAAGCACAATTTCGACCTGCGCAAGGGCAAGTTCGGCCTGGGTGCCTTGGAACTGCAAGCCCGCTACTCCACCTTCAACCTGGGCCGCGAGATCTTCGAAAGCGGCCTGGCCGACCCCAAGCTCTGGACCAACAGCGTAGGGGCCCTCGACGCGGGCTTCAACTGGTACCTGAACAAGTACGTCAAGGTCTACTTCGACTGGCAGCATTCCGCGTTCGGTCAGCCCGTCCAGTTCAGGCCGGGACCCGGCGGGCTGGAAAAGACCAGCGACCTCTACTGGCTCCGCTGCCAGATCTACTTCTGA
- a CDS encoding sigma-70 family RNA polymerase sigma factor: MRTIRQVGDTEGLAALDRPETQVLGALEERKLLDQLGECRRKLSEALESIKPPDEAEMIAGHLAFRDSELRQVHESDGPAEARLGAIFRHYSELRGRLAMANMRLVAHIAKRFRDRGVSYSDLLQEGFCGLLESIDRFDLTRETKLATYATWWIRQAMQRAVAAGAYPVRLSPRHLRQLAQDQESVGHDPAAGLPPLNLNGSTEMIRRIHTATRPTVSLDATLDVSSNFSLLQTMSDPDADPSAEVDMDETVGRLLGALNPREKEVLALRFGLGGKSKHSLSQVGKLLSVSKERVRQIQDRALEKLRDSADNQKLMESLLPGV; encoded by the coding sequence ATGCGAACGATCCGGCAAGTGGGCGACACCGAGGGATTGGCTGCACTGGATCGTCCCGAGACCCAGGTCCTGGGGGCGTTGGAAGAGCGTAAGCTGCTCGACCAGCTCGGCGAGTGCAGGCGGAAGCTCAGCGAGGCGCTCGAATCGATCAAGCCGCCCGATGAGGCCGAGATGATCGCGGGCCATCTGGCCTTCAGGGACAGCGAACTTCGCCAGGTGCACGAGAGCGACGGCCCGGCCGAGGCCCGCCTCGGGGCCATCTTTCGCCACTACTCCGAGCTGCGCGGCCGCCTGGCCATGGCCAACATGCGGCTGGTGGCGCACATCGCCAAGCGGTTCCGCGACCGAGGAGTCTCCTATTCCGACCTGCTCCAGGAAGGTTTCTGCGGGCTGCTCGAGTCGATCGACCGATTCGACCTGACTCGCGAGACGAAGCTGGCGACTTACGCCACCTGGTGGATCCGCCAGGCGATGCAGCGGGCCGTGGCCGCCGGGGCCTATCCGGTCCGGCTCAGCCCCAGGCATCTGCGTCAGTTAGCGCAGGACCAGGAATCGGTCGGTCACGACCCCGCCGCGGGACTGCCCCCGCTCAATCTGAACGGCTCGACGGAAATGATCCGCAGGATCCACACGGCCACGAGGCCCACCGTCTCGCTCGACGCAACTCTTGACGTCAGCTCCAACTTCAGCCTGCTCCAGACCATGAGCGACCCCGACGCCGACCCCTCGGCCGAGGTCGACATGGACGAGACGGTCGGCCGCCTGCTGGGGGCCCTCAACCCGCGCGAGAAGGAAGTGCTGGCCCTCCGATTTGGCCTGGGCGGCAAGTCCAAGCATTCGCTCAGCCAGGTCGGCAAGCTGCTGTCGGTCTCCAAGGAGCGAGTCCGCCAGATCCAGGACCGCGCCCTCGAGAAGCTCCGCGATTCGGCCGACAACCAGAAGCTGATGGAGAGCCTCCTCCCGGGTGTCTGA
- the pyrE gene encoding orotate phosphoribosyltransferase gives MADFDRGGLLALLSRDALRTGTFTLASGRTSHYYVDGRKVTLSAEGAALIGAGVCEALADLPEVQAVGGLTMGADPIVGATLAVAGAGMRPGLLGFLVRKEAKGHGTGQLVEGPISPGMTVAVVDDVATTGGSSLQAVAALEAMGCKVARVIVVLDRLEGAAAAFSAKGLDFHALVTIRDLGVEPLPPLG, from the coding sequence GTGGCCGACTTCGATCGAGGGGGGCTCCTGGCGTTGCTTTCGAGGGATGCGCTCAGGACGGGGACGTTCACCCTGGCCAGCGGTCGGACGTCGCACTATTACGTCGACGGCCGGAAGGTGACGCTCTCGGCCGAGGGGGCCGCCCTGATCGGCGCGGGCGTCTGCGAAGCCCTGGCCGACTTGCCCGAGGTTCAGGCCGTAGGGGGCCTGACCATGGGGGCCGACCCGATTGTTGGGGCGACCCTGGCGGTGGCCGGCGCGGGGATGCGGCCCGGCCTGCTGGGCTTCCTGGTGCGCAAAGAGGCGAAGGGACACGGGACGGGCCAGCTCGTCGAGGGGCCAATCTCGCCCGGGATGACCGTGGCGGTCGTCGACGACGTGGCGACGACGGGGGGCTCGTCGTTGCAGGCGGTCGCGGCCCTGGAAGCGATGGGTTGCAAGGTCGCGCGTGTGATCGTGGTCCTCGATCGCCTGGAGGGGGCCGCCGCCGCGTTCTCCGCCAAGGGGCTCGACTTCCACGCCCTGGTCACAATTCGCGACCTGGGCGTCGAGCCGCTTCCCCCCCTGGGCTGA
- a CDS encoding MerR family transcriptional regulator: MPSDGGIEVHSSRALRGVRFVRRGTVSTTSGSQRYSIAGVSKLTGVSCHALRVWERRYGFPEPERSPSGHRRYDIQQVRVLRMVSDLVHQGQAIGTLMAKVRAGHLLADEAGESYDDAVESSRAESPASELLDLLIDGDRAAAEAWFDDHAARLGPLDLLAEVIEPALVEIGDRRYRGECETFQEHTAGRFLRNKLDRMLDEARRRSDREGPPRGMVLVGTAQGNPFDGGILMISVVLELAGWQAVDIGVDLPVEEFAKAAQAWTPDALAISFLLSRNINKRFAELSKITGLPIFVSGRSILNYQSLARGRGLTPLSGTIRSTAAMMVAELECRRIARDA, translated from the coding sequence ATGCCGTCCGACGGCGGCATCGAGGTTCACTCGTCGCGCGCCCTCCGCGGGGTACGCTTCGTAAGGAGGGGGACCGTGTCAACCACATCCGGGAGTCAACGATATTCGATCGCCGGGGTGAGCAAGTTGACGGGCGTGAGTTGCCACGCCTTGCGGGTCTGGGAGCGTCGTTACGGTTTCCCGGAGCCCGAGCGGTCGCCGTCGGGGCATCGGCGGTACGACATCCAGCAGGTCCGGGTCTTGCGCATGGTGTCCGACCTGGTGCACCAGGGGCAGGCCATCGGCACCTTGATGGCCAAGGTCCGCGCAGGACACCTGCTTGCCGACGAGGCGGGCGAGTCTTATGACGACGCGGTCGAGTCCAGCCGGGCCGAATCCCCGGCCAGCGAGCTGCTCGACCTGCTGATCGATGGCGACCGCGCCGCCGCCGAGGCCTGGTTCGACGATCATGCGGCCAGGCTCGGCCCCCTGGATCTACTGGCCGAGGTGATCGAGCCGGCACTCGTCGAGATCGGCGACCGGAGATATCGGGGCGAGTGCGAGACTTTCCAGGAGCACACCGCGGGGCGATTCCTGCGCAACAAGCTCGACCGGATGCTCGACGAGGCGCGACGGCGGTCCGACCGGGAGGGGCCGCCGAGGGGGATGGTGCTGGTGGGCACCGCCCAGGGCAATCCCTTCGACGGCGGGATCCTGATGATCTCGGTGGTGCTGGAACTGGCCGGATGGCAGGCGGTCGACATCGGCGTCGACCTGCCGGTCGAGGAGTTCGCCAAGGCGGCCCAGGCCTGGACGCCCGACGCGTTGGCGATCTCGTTCCTGCTCTCGCGCAACATCAACAAGCGTTTCGCGGAGTTGTCGAAGATCACCGGCCTGCCGATATTCGTCAGCGGCCGGAGCATCCTGAATTACCAGAGTCTGGCCCGAGGGCGAGGCCTGACCCCGCTCTCCGGGACCATCCGTTCGACCGCCGCCATGATGGTCGCCGAGCTCGAATGCCGCCGTATTGCTCGAGACGCCTGA
- a CDS encoding sulfatase, with product MRQTKDGGDREDAASDPDFAGGASRPIGSARLLLWFGLVAGWAELATILARDSISGRITMDALRTNRHFLWMIPASNALILGGLGLVVGVLSRRRPDLGRWLACRIGAGATAMAVLLVFEGIDARASLVLACGIGAFLGRAMESRAGSLARCVRIGLPALLLALVGWSTWGYLRTSGAERSELDALPPATSGAPNVVLIVLDAVRASSLSLYGHDRPTSPNLERLARRGVVFDEARPSSSWTLPSHASMFTGRWPHDLSVGWDEPLDDSRPTLAGYLATRGYATAGFVGNTYYCNAQYGLNRGFARYEDDYENLDVSLFEVVRSTGMGRRLLRVFGHKYHVAGGGTSLRKSAEMINRDVLGWIEGQPADRPFFAFLNYYDAHGPYVPPDGPDTRFGLNALPQARKDVILDRYRRLKAGAHRPADGTPQQVERDLTDLMRDSYESCIAYLDRQIGQLVDELDRRKVLEKTLVIVTSDHGEHFNEHGFFGHGHSLYRPEVHVPLVILPPGSGAAGSSVREPVTLRDLAATTVDILGVAARSPFPGRSLARFWRPGGASLAARSTSPSPVLSELEHRAHSTPMAEVPASLGRLRSIVAGGEVYIHNDGGREELFDLKSDRTDLHNLNAGSASHPSVPRFRAILDRLPGIDLDPPPLPGLRDDELAEGVSQPGRDGSLLD from the coding sequence GTGCGGCAGACCAAGGATGGGGGCGACCGCGAGGACGCGGCGAGCGACCCGGATTTCGCCGGAGGGGCCTCTCGCCCGATCGGTTCGGCCCGGCTGCTCCTCTGGTTCGGACTGGTGGCCGGCTGGGCCGAGCTGGCAACGATCCTGGCTCGCGACTCGATCAGCGGCCGGATCACGATGGATGCGCTGCGGACGAACCGCCATTTCCTCTGGATGATCCCGGCCTCGAACGCCTTGATCCTCGGCGGCCTCGGGCTGGTCGTCGGCGTGCTTTCAAGGCGGCGGCCCGACCTCGGGCGTTGGCTCGCCTGCCGGATTGGTGCCGGCGCGACCGCCATGGCCGTCCTGCTCGTATTCGAGGGGATCGACGCAAGGGCAAGCCTGGTCTTGGCCTGCGGCATTGGCGCCTTCCTCGGTCGGGCGATGGAATCGAGGGCCGGGTCGTTGGCCCGCTGCGTCCGCATCGGCCTGCCGGCGCTGCTCTTGGCCCTGGTCGGCTGGTCCACCTGGGGCTATCTGCGGACGTCTGGGGCAGAGCGAAGCGAACTGGACGCCCTCCCGCCGGCGACGTCCGGCGCACCCAACGTGGTCCTGATCGTGCTGGACGCGGTGCGTGCCTCGAGCCTCAGCCTCTACGGCCACGACCGACCGACGAGCCCGAATCTCGAACGCCTGGCCCGTCGCGGGGTCGTCTTCGACGAGGCCCGGCCTTCAAGCTCATGGACGCTGCCGTCGCACGCCAGCATGTTCACCGGGCGCTGGCCGCACGATCTGTCCGTCGGCTGGGACGAGCCGCTCGATGACTCCAGGCCCACCCTGGCCGGATATCTGGCCACGCGCGGATATGCGACCGCGGGGTTCGTGGGCAACACGTATTATTGTAACGCCCAGTATGGCCTGAATCGGGGGTTCGCCCGATACGAGGACGACTACGAGAACCTGGACGTCTCGCTGTTCGAGGTCGTCAGGAGCACCGGCATGGGCCGACGTCTGCTCCGCGTCTTCGGCCACAAGTACCACGTCGCGGGGGGCGGGACCTCGCTGCGCAAGTCGGCCGAGATGATCAACCGCGACGTCCTGGGCTGGATCGAGGGCCAGCCCGCGGACCGTCCTTTCTTCGCGTTTCTCAACTATTACGACGCCCATGGTCCCTACGTCCCCCCCGACGGCCCCGACACCCGTTTCGGCCTGAATGCCCTGCCGCAGGCCCGGAAGGACGTCATCCTCGACCGCTACAGGCGGCTCAAGGCCGGTGCGCACCGGCCTGCCGACGGCACCCCCCAGCAGGTCGAGCGTGACCTGACCGACCTGATGCGCGACTCCTACGAGAGCTGTATCGCCTACCTCGATCGCCAGATCGGGCAGCTCGTCGACGAGCTGGACCGCCGGAAGGTGCTGGAGAAGACCCTCGTGATCGTGACGTCCGACCACGGCGAGCACTTCAACGAGCACGGGTTCTTCGGCCACGGGCACAGCCTCTATCGCCCCGAGGTCCACGTCCCGCTCGTCATCCTGCCCCCCGGTTCCGGGGCGGCCGGGTCTTCGGTCCGCGAGCCCGTGACGCTGCGTGACCTGGCGGCGACGACGGTCGACATCCTCGGCGTCGCGGCCCGCTCGCCGTTCCCCGGCCGCTCGCTGGCCCGATTCTGGCGCCCGGGCGGTGCCAGCCTCGCGGCTCGGTCGACGAGCCCCTCGCCGGTCCTCTCCGAGCTCGAGCATCGCGCACACTCGACGCCAATGGCCGAGGTTCCCGCCTCGCTCGGTCGGCTCCGGTCGATCGTCGCCGGCGGCGAAGTTTATATCCACAACGACGGCGGCCGCGAGGAACTCTTCGACCTGAAGTCCGACCGGACGGATCTGCACAACCTGAACGCCGGAAGCGCCTCGCACCCCTCCGTGCCCCGCTTCCGAGCGATCCTGGATCGCCTCCCGGGGATCGACCTCGACCCGCCCCCCCTGCCAGGCCTGCGCGACGACGAGCTGGCCGAGGGCGTCAGCCAGCCGGGCCGCGACGGCAGCCTCCTTGACTAG
- a CDS encoding CpsD/CapB family tyrosine-protein kinase, whose protein sequence is MRDIDQALARAYGRRGTPAQPGPNNALPTPHFPVEPARPVRPDRDGAIDATIGLQWPETVRILEREHGDRFEELADALIEVRDQRRLKVLLFTSCHRAEGRTSLVLAVARALARRPGRTLLVDADLTGPMLARQLGLRPEYGLDDLVDSGIALAEAVVEAPDDNLSVLPLRAAVARPREFLASAGWSCTMARLRREYDLVLLDGSPLFAGLSAAVLHSSVDAAILVRNRTLTGERALLRAREVLDAGGIPLLGMAETFV, encoded by the coding sequence ATGCGGGATATTGATCAGGCCCTGGCCCGTGCCTACGGGCGACGGGGTACGCCCGCCCAGCCCGGACCGAACAACGCCCTCCCCACGCCCCACTTCCCGGTCGAACCCGCTCGCCCGGTCCGGCCGGATCGGGATGGCGCGATCGACGCGACGATCGGGCTCCAGTGGCCCGAGACGGTCCGCATCCTGGAACGCGAGCACGGCGACCGGTTCGAGGAGCTGGCGGACGCCCTGATCGAGGTGCGCGACCAGAGGCGGCTGAAGGTCCTGCTCTTCACGAGCTGCCATCGCGCCGAGGGGCGGACTTCGCTGGTCCTGGCCGTGGCGAGGGCCCTGGCCCGCCGGCCCGGGCGGACCTTGCTGGTCGACGCCGACCTGACCGGCCCGATGCTGGCCCGTCAGCTTGGCCTGCGGCCCGAGTATGGCCTGGATGACCTGGTCGACTCGGGCATCGCGCTGGCCGAGGCGGTGGTCGAGGCGCCCGACGACAACCTGTCGGTTCTCCCGCTCCGGGCGGCGGTGGCCCGTCCTCGCGAGTTCCTCGCCAGCGCCGGCTGGTCATGCACGATGGCCCGGCTGCGACGCGAGTATGACCTGGTCCTGCTCGACGGCAGCCCGCTGTTCGCAGGGCTGAGCGCCGCGGTGCTGCATAGCTCGGTCGACGCGGCCATCCTGGTGCGCAACCGGACCCTGACCGGCGAGCGTGCCCTGCTCAGGGCCCGCGAGGTGCTCGACGCCGGCGGCATTCCCCTGCTGGGGATGGCCGAGACGTTCGTCTGA
- a CDS encoding AAA family ATPase, with translation MYESHFGLSGRPFGEKQGPDAWVSLPSRDAVLRRLRYGLEHAQGPVLLFGPPGSGKTAVARRLAVALGWPAAHVVFPALPAADWLSTLADELTGFAHGPAAPAASLRRLRSHLEAAASRGDRPLLVVDEAQLIEDPAAFESLRLLLNFATLGPPDLALVLVGTADVLDRLPPGLADRLTARALLGPLCESEARSYLAGRLRAAGSEVSLFDVEATRALWIAADGLPRRLNLMADMALLIAYAEGLAAPDAACVEAAALELEPMMPLAI, from the coding sequence GTGTACGAGTCGCATTTCGGCCTTTCCGGACGCCCGTTCGGCGAGAAACAAGGCCCCGATGCCTGGGTTTCGCTTCCCAGTCGAGACGCGGTCCTGCGCCGGCTGCGCTACGGCCTGGAGCACGCTCAGGGGCCGGTCCTGCTGTTCGGGCCCCCGGGATCGGGCAAGACCGCCGTGGCCCGTCGGCTCGCGGTCGCCCTTGGCTGGCCCGCCGCGCACGTCGTCTTCCCCGCCCTTCCCGCGGCCGACTGGCTGTCGACGCTGGCCGACGAGCTGACCGGCTTCGCCCACGGGCCGGCCGCGCCGGCGGCCTCGCTCAGGCGTCTGCGTTCGCACTTGGAGGCCGCCGCCAGCCGGGGTGATCGCCCCCTGCTGGTCGTTGACGAGGCCCAATTGATCGAAGATCCGGCCGCGTTCGAGTCGCTGCGACTGCTGCTGAACTTCGCCACCCTGGGGCCGCCCGACCTGGCCCTCGTCCTGGTCGGCACCGCCGACGTGCTGGATCGGCTCCCGCCTGGGCTGGCCGACCGCCTCACGGCGAGAGCCCTGCTCGGCCCGCTCTGCGAGTCCGAGGCTAGGTCGTATCTCGCCGGCCGCCTGCGGGCCGCGGGATCCGAGGTCTCTCTCTTCGATGTCGAGGCGACCCGGGCCCTCTGGATTGCCGCCGACGGACTCCCCCGGCGGCTCAACTTGATGGCTGACATGGCCCTGCTCATCGCCTATGCCGAAGGCCTCGCCGCCCCCGATGCCGCCTGCGTCGAGGCCGCCGCCCTCGAACTCGAGCCGATGATGCCGCTGGCCATCTGA
- a CDS encoding DUF2235 domain-containing protein, with product MKRIVICYDGTWNKQTSTDPTNVLRFHDSVHPSTEGGNGPDQLRLYVPGVGTEWYDKWLGGLLGYGLGANIVKGYQFLVENYEDGDEIYILGFSRGAYTARSLVGLIRNCHLPHQRHGWIISNIAYYIYRVRWGGADTFMARRFRKRYSREVPIKFLGVWDTVGALGIPLTCFNFLNYWFFRFHDTKLSSIVESAYQAVALDEHRKQFAASLWSLKDGEEPDHRQSIEQRWFVGGHSDVGGGNETPEFSDLTLRWMQDKAAARGLELTPVEVKPADFEAKFPDSYARFPNVPVLGPIYRRFSSRHSRPVSTSKLDVECLDPSIEGRRLANRSYTPTNKVLPDLVEQQLEASTL from the coding sequence ATGAAGCGTATCGTGATCTGCTACGACGGGACGTGGAACAAACAGACGTCCACGGACCCGACCAACGTCTTGCGATTCCACGATTCCGTCCACCCGAGCACGGAGGGCGGGAACGGCCCGGACCAGCTCCGCCTGTATGTCCCGGGTGTGGGGACCGAGTGGTATGACAAGTGGCTTGGCGGGCTGCTCGGCTACGGGCTGGGTGCGAACATCGTCAAGGGATATCAATTCCTCGTCGAGAACTACGAGGACGGCGACGAGATTTACATCCTCGGCTTCAGCCGGGGCGCCTATACGGCGCGGAGCCTCGTCGGCCTGATCCGCAACTGCCACCTGCCGCATCAGCGGCACGGATGGATCATTTCCAACATCGCCTATTACATCTATCGGGTGCGATGGGGTGGTGCGGACACCTTCATGGCCAGGCGATTCCGGAAGCGATACTCGCGCGAGGTCCCCATCAAATTCCTGGGGGTCTGGGACACGGTCGGCGCCCTCGGGATCCCGTTAACCTGCTTTAACTTCCTGAATTACTGGTTCTTCAGATTCCACGACACCAAGCTCAGCTCCATCGTCGAGAGTGCCTACCAGGCCGTCGCCCTCGACGAGCATCGGAAGCAATTCGCCGCCTCGCTCTGGTCGCTCAAGGACGGAGAGGAGCCCGACCACCGGCAATCGATCGAGCAGCGCTGGTTTGTTGGTGGCCATAGCGACGTCGGGGGGGGCAACGAAACCCCCGAGTTCTCCGATCTAACCCTTCGGTGGATGCAGGACAAGGCCGCGGCGCGAGGGCTCGAACTCACGCCCGTGGAGGTGAAACCCGCCGACTTCGAGGCGAAGTTCCCGGACTCCTATGCCCGATTCCCCAATGTCCCGGTGCTGGGCCCCATCTATCGCAGGTTCAGCTCGAGGCATTCCAGGCCGGTCAGCACGTCGAAACTCGACGTCGAGTGCCTGGATCCCTCCATCGAGGGGCGACGCCTGGCGAATCGAAGCTACACCCCGACGAATAAGGTCCTGCCCGACCTCGTTGAGCAGCAGTTGGAAGCCTCGACCCTTTGA
- a CDS encoding HD-GYP domain-containing protein: MDTTAEPRYSSPPRTAGDPLQALASRLSRELHAPLGILDPNAPAPAWLARAGSPDCELPPAAELAARGATARATLWLRPGEVGPVWLGLPVQAALKETPQGHLIAWAGFMPAGAAPDDWPGWGPSCPEPALRAWGQSIASALQKVSESREIAATPRKPRASRIPTARLIGRLRVSDAPATFQSLAVAAARVGLGVDAAAWVPASAFEPVIVAGMVEGLDSRTWRGLAADASGLPDGAHSRVYDDSGHPPWQVSVVADADESPSGWVVSVSEGADVALDAAELDLIRPVASLIAAQRSNSRTFADLKDLLFGVIRALTAAIDAKDQYTFGHSERVARIAVRLGEELKMSTRRRGDLYLAGLLHDVGKIGVDDNVLKKTGPLTPDEFRVIQSHVVIGVRILGDLKTLGHLLPGVAGHHESLDGSGYPAGLRGDQIPLEARILAVADTFDAMSSDRPYRHRLNTRQIDEVFRKGSGKQWDPRIVDALFACRADVEAIRQKGLGESLQAAVSDTIGRK, translated from the coding sequence ATGGACACCACGGCAGAACCCAGGTACTCCAGCCCGCCACGGACCGCGGGCGACCCCCTGCAAGCTCTGGCCTCGCGGCTCTCGCGAGAGTTGCACGCGCCGCTCGGGATCCTCGACCCCAACGCGCCTGCGCCAGCTTGGTTGGCCCGGGCGGGCTCGCCCGATTGCGAGCTGCCTCCGGCCGCCGAGCTGGCGGCCCGAGGAGCCACGGCCCGCGCGACCCTCTGGCTCAGGCCCGGCGAGGTGGGCCCGGTCTGGCTGGGCCTGCCGGTGCAGGCCGCGCTAAAGGAGACACCGCAGGGCCACCTGATCGCCTGGGCCGGCTTCATGCCCGCCGGCGCAGCCCCTGACGACTGGCCCGGTTGGGGCCCGTCGTGCCCCGAGCCGGCCCTGAGGGCCTGGGGCCAGTCGATCGCCTCGGCCCTGCAAAAGGTGTCCGAGAGCCGCGAAATCGCGGCAACGCCCCGCAAGCCCAGGGCGAGCCGAATTCCCACGGCCCGCCTGATCGGACGACTTCGGGTCAGCGACGCCCCCGCGACCTTCCAGAGTCTGGCCGTCGCCGCGGCCCGGGTCGGCCTGGGGGTTGACGCCGCGGCCTGGGTCCCCGCCTCGGCCTTCGAGCCCGTCATCGTTGCCGGCATGGTCGAGGGGCTCGACTCTCGGACCTGGAGGGGCCTGGCCGCCGACGCCTCGGGCCTGCCCGATGGGGCGCACTCCCGGGTCTACGACGACTCGGGCCACCCGCCCTGGCAGGTCTCGGTCGTGGCCGACGCCGACGAGTCCCCCTCCGGCTGGGTCGTCTCCGTCTCCGAGGGGGCTGACGTGGCGCTGGACGCGGCCGAGCTGGACCTGATCCGGCCGGTGGCCTCGCTGATCGCCGCCCAGCGCAGCAACAGCCGGACGTTCGCCGACTTGAAGGACCTTCTCTTCGGGGTCATCCGCGCCCTGACCGCCGCCATCGACGCCAAGGATCAGTACACCTTCGGCCATTCCGAGCGCGTCGCACGGATCGCCGTACGCCTCGGCGAGGAGCTGAAGATGAGCACCCGCCGCCGGGGCGACCTCTACCTGGCGGGCCTGCTGCACGACGTCGGCAAGATCGGCGTCGACGACAACGTCCTGAAGAAGACCGGACCGCTGACACCGGACGAATTCCGCGTGATCCAGTCTCATGTGGTCATCGGCGTGCGCATCCTGGGCGACCTGAAGACCCTGGGCCATCTGCTGCCCGGCGTGGCGGGACACCACGAGAGCCTGGACGGGTCGGGCTACCCCGCCGGCCTGAGAGGCGACCAGATCCCGCTGGAGGCCCGGATCCTGGCCGTGGCCGACACCTTCGACGCCATGTCGAGCGACCGGCCCTATCGCCACCGCCTGAACACCCGACAGATCGACGAGGTCTTCCGCAAGGGCTCGGGTAAGCAGTGGGACCCTCGAATCGTCGACGCCCTCTTCGCCTGCCGGGCCGACGTCGAGGCCATCCGCCAGAAGGGGCTCGGAGAGAGCCTCCAGGCCGCCGTCAGCGACACGATCGGCCGCAAGTAA